A genome region from Streptomyces sp. ITFR-16 includes the following:
- a CDS encoding glutamate synthase-related protein, translated as MTTALVADGFPEKQVRLRARQGAGAVFPAESGYGSELLGSVPAPSDGGAPHAPDDLLERMRIVPPVFMPQRLKKLIDLAREPLYTDVELDTVVGGFTSRLPLYVSAFGSTQVASRDLGEAAGRQAGMLGIPLVIGENVVPVNGYRSAGENGVSPLLGRIAAYAEAVDEEHGGVVVQQSTEDADAEVWNLVYSDPVSEPLLATGRLAFELKVGQGAKPGLGGLTLLSRESAGHIAEQFALDEVYGTGGDRVLRVASPGTFTEEILRQQIRLMRNNFPRARVWVKLHPGRDVAQAAATAWKAGADSVTVDGAEGGTAWAPTAFLSDVGLPLADCLRRVGRTDYCLLASGRMWEGTRAVKALALGARAVGLGRAALLAVDEDREAGLTRLVEALALELRMLISAVGKYHVNALDPEDLFLPES; from the coding sequence ATGACCACCGCACTCGTCGCGGACGGCTTCCCCGAGAAGCAGGTCCGTCTGCGCGCCCGGCAGGGCGCCGGAGCCGTCTTCCCGGCCGAGTCCGGCTACGGCAGCGAACTGCTCGGCTCCGTGCCCGCGCCGTCGGACGGCGGGGCCCCGCATGCCCCGGACGATCTGCTGGAGCGGATGCGGATCGTGCCTCCGGTCTTCATGCCGCAACGGCTGAAGAAGCTCATCGACCTCGCCCGCGAACCGCTGTACACCGACGTCGAACTCGACACCGTCGTCGGTGGGTTCACCAGCCGGCTGCCGCTGTACGTGTCGGCCTTCGGCTCCACCCAGGTCGCCAGCCGCGACCTCGGCGAGGCCGCCGGGCGCCAGGCCGGCATGCTCGGCATACCGCTGGTCATCGGTGAGAACGTCGTCCCTGTCAACGGCTACCGCAGTGCCGGTGAGAACGGCGTCTCGCCGCTTCTCGGCCGGATCGCCGCCTACGCGGAGGCCGTCGACGAGGAGCACGGGGGAGTCGTGGTCCAGCAGTCCACCGAGGACGCCGACGCCGAAGTCTGGAACCTCGTCTACAGCGACCCGGTCAGCGAACCGCTCCTTGCGACCGGTCGCCTTGCCTTCGAACTCAAGGTTGGCCAGGGAGCCAAACCAGGCCTCGGCGGACTCACCCTCCTCAGCCGCGAGAGCGCAGGCCATATCGCCGAGCAGTTCGCCCTCGACGAGGTGTACGGCACCGGCGGCGACCGAGTCCTGAGGGTCGCCAGCCCCGGCACTTTCACCGAGGAGATCCTGCGCCAGCAGATCCGCCTCATGCGCAACAACTTCCCCCGCGCCCGGGTGTGGGTGAAACTGCATCCCGGCCGCGACGTGGCACAGGCCGCAGCCACCGCATGGAAGGCCGGAGCGGACTCCGTCACCGTCGACGGCGCGGAGGGTGGCACTGCCTGGGCGCCGACGGCCTTCCTCAGCGATGTAGGCCTGCCACTCGCCGACTGCCTCCGCCGGGTCGGGCGCACCGATTACTGCCTGCTCGCCAGCGGGCGCATGTGGGAGGGCACCCGGGCGGTCAAGGCCCTCGCCCTCGGAGCCCGCGCCGTCGGCCTCGGCCGCGCCGCCCTGCTCGCGGTCGACGAAGACCGCGAAGCCGGTCTGACCCGTCTCGTCGAGGCCCTCGCCCTCGAACTGCGCATGCTGATCAGCGCGGTCGGCAAGTACCACGTGAACGCCCTGGATCCGGAGGACCTGTTCCTGCCGGAATCCTGA
- a CDS encoding non-ribosomal peptide synthetase, which yields MSHQPTVQAPVIDIDAYNSTAVRLPEGALHELFAAQAARTPDAVALVCGERELTYRALESAASALAHMLRDRGVRPGDGVALLQDRSLAYVVAMLAVLKAGGAYVPLDPRQPEERQAFILADTGAVLLVTDRDEQDVAFAGSLPVLRLAEDVTLPKQDMGAFDVVVHPDQLAYVMYTSGSSGVPKGVANTHRNVVELAFDPWWGVEERYRRVLAYSPLAFDSSTYELWVPLLSGGTAVVLPVAKVDVAELGEALVRHEISAVYFTTALFDAMASEAVESLVGLSEIWTGGDVLSPVALQRVLDACPATCVVHAYGPTESTVFCSYQAFGPGERTVERLHLGVPMANTRMYVLDAGLRPVVPGVVGELYVGGSHLARGYVGRGALSAERFVADPYGPAGERMYRTGDLARWNEHGEMVFEGRADQQVKLRGFRIEPGEVEAVLLDHGSVAQAAVIVREDRPGDKRLVAYTVPAAGARVDIEILRRDCVSRLAEYMVPSAFVELDTLPLTANGKLDRRALPAPHISGDADGRTPRTPVEEVLCGLFADALGLPAVSIDDDFFRLGGHSLLATRLVGRIRTALVTGLSLRDFFQYPTVAGLSQRIAAGSGGAPLPALTAAGRSDDDLPLSAAQRRLWFLDQMEGPSATYNIPLAVRFTGPVDPEILRQALADILARHEILRTTYPVHEGEPRQHIAPADEVGVPLDVVSVTEDELPGRLADETAHLFDLATELPLHTVLFETAPNRSVLALVVHHIASDGWSNTPLMRDLGTAYTARIEGAAPAWEPLPVQYADYALWRETLLDAQEEKQLDHWRGTLEQLPTEVTLPTSRPRPVVASYLGTTHTVHCPAETHQALFTLAREHGVTLYMVAQAATVAMLARSGAGTDIPLGSLVAGRTDEALEDLVGFFVNTLVLRTDVSGNPTFRELLDRVRETDLAAWAHQDIPFDRLVEALNPERSAARHPLFQVMLTLAEAAEATPKMPGVRTETHQLGTGAAKFDLTVNFYEHRDRIGHPNGLDIVLEYATDLYDTGIIEAAAERLVRVLDAVIADPDVRVADIELLSARQHRALLTDYNDTTVALPEGTLHGLFAAQAARTPDAVALECGGRAMSYRELDRASDVFACQLAAQGILPGSSVGLYLDRSVEFMVTALAVLKAGGAYVPLDPRQPEERLAFILADTGAPLLVTDRPADEVLFAHGLHVITTPDISGLLADAGAGVPDVVVHPDQLAYVMYTSGSSGVPKGVANTHRNVVELAFDPWWGVEERYRRVLAYSPLAFDSSTYELWVPLLSGGTAVVLPVAKVDVAELGEALVRHEISAVYFTTALFDAMASEAVESLVGLSEIWTGGDVLSPVALQRVLDACPATCVVHAYGPTESTVFCSYQAFGPGERTVERLHLGVPMANTRMYVLDAGLRPVVPGVVGELYVGGSHLARGYVGRGALSAERFVADPYGPAGERMYRTGDLARWNEHGEMVFEGRADQQVKLRGFRIEPGEVEAVLLDHGSVAQAAVIVREDRPGDKRLVAYTVPAAGARVDIEILRRDCVSRLAEYMVPSAFVELDTLPLTANGKLDRRALPAPHISGGVGVGGRQGRTPVEEVLCGLFADALGLPAVSIDDDFFRLGGHSLLGTRLVSRIRQLLGARVSVRDLFRCPSVARFAEFLAETDGGDRRPVLSAAARPARIPLSAAQRRLWFLDQMEGPSATYNIPLAVRLTGVLDADALHLALRDVVGRHEALRTVFPAEQGTPHQLVVPPDEARVELSVIPATADALPTVLRDLSATTFDLSRELPLRADLVRISDDEHVLLLVTHHIASDGWSNTPLMRDLGTAYTARIEGAAPAWEPLPVQYADYALWRETLLDAQEEKQLDHWRGTLEQLPEEATLPADRARPATASYRGASLTVQCPADLHEALTRLARENGTTLFMVAQAATAVLLARSGAGSDIPLGSPVAGRTDGALEDLVGFFVNTLVLRTDVSGNPTFRELLDRVRETDLAAWAHQDIPFDRLVEALNPERSAARHPLFQVMLSVTDAAGPVPELRGLRAESEFTALDIAKFDLTFTFHEHRTGDGAPAGLDITVEYATDLYEAATVSAVTSRLVRLLEAAAGTPDVPIADLDVLAAEERRLLLDTWHGTRRDRPAASLPQLFAAQASRTPDAVAVTLGGRRLTYAELDRRANRLAHRLIEKGVRPGSRVVLFLERSLEAVVAILAIVKAGAVYVPLDTRYPTERIGLIVRMSGGALFLTDRELAGLELPRGAQVLNVADGTEGLPETAPQIEVHPEQPAYAMFTSGSTGVPKGVAITHRNVAELAADDAFASDAHRRVLLHSPLAFDATTYELWAPLLSGGTLVVAPPGLLDTATLATVLKDESITGLWLTAGLFRLVAEEDPGAFAGLGELWTGGDVVPPEAVRRVMDACPDLTVVNGYGPTETTTFATSHPLHRPFDYDGALPIGRPLDNTRLYVLDEHLALVAPGVPGELYIAGTGLAQGYLDRPTQTAERFVSDPYGPPGSRMYRTGDLVRWSREGEIEYLGRADQQVKLRGFRIEPGETESALMAHASVAQAAVIVREDRPGDKRLVAYLVGTPGTPWDPDELRVHAGDLLPDYMVPSAFVLLDALPLTENGKLDRRSLPAPSAPAESIGRPPRNPREEVLCGLFADILGVPTVSIDDDFFRLGGHSLLATRLVSRIRSALGAELPVPALFENPNVASLAERLDGAESARPKLRPMRRMGASQ from the coding sequence ATGTCTCACCAGCCCACCGTCCAGGCCCCCGTCATCGACATCGACGCGTACAACAGCACCGCTGTGCGACTCCCCGAAGGAGCTCTGCACGAGCTCTTCGCCGCGCAGGCCGCCCGGACTCCGGATGCTGTGGCACTGGTGTGCGGGGAGCGTGAACTCACCTACCGTGCACTGGAGTCGGCCGCCTCGGCGCTGGCTCACATGCTGCGCGACCGGGGCGTTCGGCCCGGCGATGGCGTCGCACTTCTCCAGGACCGCTCCCTCGCCTACGTCGTCGCGATGCTCGCGGTTCTGAAGGCTGGTGGAGCGTATGTTCCGCTCGATCCGCGTCAGCCGGAGGAGCGGCAGGCGTTCATTCTCGCCGACACCGGTGCCGTTCTGCTCGTCACCGACCGCGATGAGCAGGATGTGGCCTTCGCCGGCAGTCTCCCCGTGCTGCGGCTCGCCGAGGACGTGACTCTGCCGAAGCAGGACATGGGTGCTTTCGATGTTGTGGTTCATCCTGATCAGCTTGCGTATGTGATGTATACGTCGGGTTCGAGTGGTGTGCCGAAGGGGGTTGCCAATACGCACCGTAATGTGGTTGAGCTGGCGTTTGATCCTTGGTGGGGTGTGGAGGAGCGGTATCGGCGGGTGCTTGCGTATTCGCCGCTCGCTTTTGATTCTTCGACTTATGAGCTGTGGGTTCCGTTGCTGAGTGGCGGTACTGCTGTCGTTCTTCCGGTTGCCAAGGTCGATGTCGCTGAGCTGGGTGAGGCGCTGGTGCGGCACGAGATCAGTGCGGTGTATTTCACGACGGCGCTTTTCGATGCGATGGCTTCGGAGGCCGTGGAGTCTCTCGTGGGTCTGTCGGAGATCTGGACGGGCGGTGATGTGCTTTCTCCTGTTGCGCTTCAGAGGGTGCTTGATGCGTGCCCGGCGACTTGTGTGGTTCATGCCTATGGTCCGACCGAGTCCACGGTTTTCTGCAGTTACCAGGCATTCGGCCCTGGCGAACGGACGGTCGAGCGCCTGCATCTGGGTGTGCCGATGGCCAATACCCGTATGTATGTTCTTGATGCGGGGCTGCGGCCTGTGGTTCCCGGGGTGGTGGGTGAGCTGTATGTCGGTGGCAGTCATCTGGCCCGTGGGTATGTCGGGCGGGGTGCCTTGTCGGCTGAACGGTTTGTCGCCGACCCGTATGGGCCTGCTGGTGAGCGGATGTACCGTACGGGGGATCTGGCGCGCTGGAACGAGCATGGCGAGATGGTCTTCGAGGGCCGTGCCGATCAGCAGGTCAAGCTCCGCGGGTTTCGTATTGAGCCCGGCGAGGTCGAGGCTGTTCTTCTTGATCACGGCTCTGTGGCCCAGGCCGCGGTGATCGTGCGGGAGGACCGTCCTGGTGACAAGCGTCTTGTCGCCTACACCGTGCCTGCCGCGGGGGCTCGCGTGGACATTGAGATCCTGCGCCGTGACTGCGTGAGCCGGCTCGCCGAGTACATGGTGCCCTCTGCCTTCGTCGAGCTCGACACCTTGCCGCTCACCGCGAACGGCAAACTCGACCGGCGGGCCCTGCCCGCCCCCCACATCAGCGGTGACGCCGACGGACGGACCCCGCGCACTCCGGTCGAGGAGGTGCTGTGCGGACTGTTCGCCGATGCCCTCGGACTGCCGGCCGTCTCCATCGACGACGACTTCTTCCGCCTCGGCGGCCACTCCCTCCTCGCTACCCGTCTCGTCGGCCGCATCCGTACCGCCCTCGTCACCGGGCTCTCCCTGCGCGACTTCTTCCAGTACCCCACCGTCGCCGGACTTTCCCAGCGGATCGCCGCGGGCTCCGGCGGGGCTCCGCTCCCCGCGCTCACCGCCGCCGGCCGCTCCGACGACGACCTTCCGCTTTCGGCGGCCCAGCGGCGTCTGTGGTTCCTCGATCAGATGGAGGGCCCGTCCGCCACCTACAACATCCCCCTCGCCGTCCGCTTCACCGGCCCCGTCGATCCTGAGATCCTGCGACAGGCCCTCGCCGACATCCTCGCCCGTCACGAGATCCTTCGGACGACCTACCCCGTCCACGAGGGGGAGCCCCGGCAGCACATCGCCCCCGCCGACGAAGTCGGCGTGCCGCTGGACGTCGTCTCCGTCACCGAGGACGAATTGCCCGGCCGGCTGGCCGACGAGACCGCGCATCTCTTCGACCTCGCCACCGAGCTTCCGCTGCACACGGTGTTGTTCGAGACCGCGCCGAACCGAAGCGTCCTCGCCCTCGTCGTGCACCACATCGCCTCTGACGGCTGGTCCAACACGCCCCTCATGCGGGACCTCGGCACTGCCTACACCGCCCGCATCGAGGGTGCCGCGCCCGCGTGGGAACCGCTGCCCGTCCAGTACGCCGACTACGCCCTGTGGCGAGAGACACTGCTCGACGCTCAGGAGGAGAAGCAGCTCGACCACTGGCGCGGCACCCTTGAACAGCTCCCCACCGAGGTGACCCTGCCCACCAGCCGGCCCCGCCCGGTCGTGGCCTCTTACCTCGGCACCACCCACACCGTGCACTGCCCGGCCGAGACCCATCAGGCCCTCTTCACCCTGGCCAGGGAGCACGGTGTCACCCTCTACATGGTCGCTCAGGCGGCCACCGTGGCCATGCTGGCACGCTCGGGCGCCGGTACCGACATCCCGCTCGGCTCCTTGGTCGCCGGCCGTACCGACGAAGCTCTGGAAGACCTGGTGGGCTTCTTCGTCAACACCCTCGTCCTGCGCACCGACGTCAGCGGCAACCCGACGTTCCGTGAACTCCTCGACCGGGTCCGCGAGACCGACCTGGCAGCCTGGGCCCACCAGGACATCCCCTTCGACCGGCTCGTCGAAGCCCTCAACCCCGAACGCTCCGCAGCCCGCCACCCGCTCTTCCAGGTCATGCTCACCCTCGCCGAGGCAGCCGAGGCGACGCCGAAGATGCCCGGAGTGCGCACCGAGACCCATCAACTCGGCACGGGCGCAGCCAAGTTCGACCTGACCGTCAACTTCTACGAGCACCGCGACCGGATCGGGCACCCCAACGGACTCGACATCGTCCTGGAGTACGCCACCGACCTGTACGACACCGGCATTATCGAGGCGGCCGCCGAGCGCCTCGTGCGGGTCCTGGACGCAGTCATCGCCGACCCCGACGTCAGGGTCGCCGACATCGAGCTGCTCTCGGCCCGCCAGCACCGAGCGCTGCTGACGGACTACAACGACACCACCGTCGCCCTGCCCGAGGGCACACTGCATGGGCTGTTCGCCGCGCAGGCCGCCCGGACTCCGGACGCTGTGGCACTGGAGTGCGGCGGTCGGGCGATGAGCTACCGCGAGCTCGATCGTGCCTCGGACGTGTTCGCCTGCCAGCTGGCCGCGCAAGGCATCCTGCCCGGCTCCTCCGTCGGCCTCTATCTCGACCGCTCGGTGGAGTTCATGGTCACGGCACTCGCGGTTCTGAAGGCTGGTGGAGCGTATGTTCCGCTCGATCCGCGTCAGCCGGAAGAGCGCCTCGCGTTCATCCTCGCTGACACTGGCGCCCCGCTTCTCGTCACCGACCGGCCGGCGGACGAGGTGCTCTTCGCCCACGGCCTGCACGTGATCACCACACCAGACATCTCCGGACTCCTCGCCGACGCAGGGGCCGGTGTTCCTGATGTTGTGGTTCATCCTGATCAGCTTGCGTATGTGATGTATACGTCGGGTTCGAGTGGTGTGCCGAAGGGGGTTGCCAATACGCACCGTAATGTGGTTGAGCTGGCGTTTGATCCTTGGTGGGGTGTGGAGGAGCGGTATCGGCGGGTGCTTGCGTATTCGCCGCTCGCTTTTGATTCTTCGACTTATGAGCTGTGGGTTCCGTTGCTGAGTGGCGGTACTGCTGTCGTTCTTCCGGTTGCCAAGGTCGATGTCGCTGAGCTGGGTGAGGCGCTGGTGCGGCACGAGATCAGTGCGGTGTATTTCACGACGGCGCTTTTCGATGCGATGGCTTCGGAGGCCGTGGAGTCTCTCGTGGGTCTGTCGGAGATCTGGACGGGCGGTGATGTGCTTTCTCCTGTTGCGCTTCAGAGGGTGCTTGATGCGTGCCCGGCGACTTGTGTGGTTCATGCCTATGGTCCGACCGAGTCCACGGTTTTCTGCAGTTACCAGGCATTCGGCCCTGGCGAACGGACGGTCGAGCGCCTGCATCTGGGTGTGCCGATGGCCAATACCCGTATGTATGTTCTTGATGCGGGGCTGCGGCCTGTGGTTCCCGGGGTGGTGGGTGAGCTGTATGTCGGTGGCAGTCATCTGGCCCGTGGGTATGTCGGGCGGGGTGCCTTGTCGGCTGAACGGTTTGTCGCCGACCCGTATGGGCCTGCTGGTGAGCGGATGTACCGTACGGGGGATCTGGCGCGCTGGAACGAGCATGGCGAGATGGTCTTCGAGGGCCGTGCCGATCAGCAGGTCAAGCTCCGCGGGTTTCGTATTGAGCCCGGCGAGGTCGAGGCTGTTCTTCTTGATCACGGCTCTGTGGCCCAGGCCGCGGTGATCGTGCGGGAGGACCGTCCTGGTGACAAGCGTCTTGTCGCCTACACCGTGCCTGCCGCGGGGGCTCGCGTGGACATCGAGATCCTGCGCCGTGACTGCGTGAGCCGGCTCGCCGAGTACATGGTGCCCTCTGCCTTCGTCGAGCTCGACACCTTGCCGCTCACCGCGAACGGCAAACTCGACCGGCGGGCCCTGCCCGCTCCCCACATCAGCGGTGGTGTCGGTGTTGGCGGACGACAGGGCCGCACTCCGGTCGAGGAGGTGCTGTGCGGACTGTTCGCCGATGCCCTCGGACTGCCGGCCGTCTCCATCGACGACGACTTCTTCCGCCTCGGCGGCCACTCCCTCCTCGGCACGAGGCTGGTCAGCCGCATTCGGCAGCTCCTCGGCGCCCGGGTCTCCGTACGCGACCTCTTCCGCTGCCCCAGCGTCGCCCGGTTCGCCGAGTTCCTCGCCGAGACCGACGGCGGGGACCGCCGCCCGGTCCTCAGCGCCGCCGCACGGCCGGCTCGCATTCCGCTCTCGGCGGCCCAGCGGCGTCTGTGGTTCCTCGATCAGATGGAGGGCCCGTCCGCCACCTACAACATCCCACTCGCCGTCCGCCTCACCGGTGTCCTCGACGCCGACGCACTGCACCTTGCCCTCCGCGATGTCGTCGGCCGTCACGAGGCACTCCGCACTGTCTTCCCTGCTGAACAGGGCACCCCGCACCAGCTGGTTGTGCCGCCCGACGAGGCGCGCGTCGAACTTTCCGTCATCCCAGCAACGGCCGACGCGCTCCCCACAGTCCTGCGAGACCTGTCCGCCACCACCTTTGACCTCTCGCGCGAACTGCCGCTACGCGCCGACCTGGTGAGGATCTCCGACGACGAGCACGTCCTTCTCCTGGTCACCCACCACATCGCCTCTGACGGCTGGTCCAACACACCTCTCATGCGGGACCTCGGCACTGCCTACACCGCCCGCATCGAGGGTGCCGCGCCCGCGTGGGAACCGCTGCCCGTCCAGTACGCCGACTACGCCCTGTGGCGAGAGACACTGCTCGACGCTCAGGAGGAGAAGCAGCTCGACCACTGGCGCGGCACCCTTGAACAGCTACCGGAGGAGGCCACCCTCCCCGCAGACCGGGCCCGGCCGGCTACCGCCTCGTACCGAGGAGCCTCGCTCACCGTCCAGTGCCCCGCCGATCTCCACGAGGCGCTGACCCGGCTGGCCCGCGAGAACGGCACCACGCTCTTCATGGTTGCCCAGGCGGCTACCGCAGTTCTCCTGGCGCGTTCCGGGGCGGGCTCCGACATCCCGCTCGGCTCGCCTGTCGCCGGCCGTACCGACGGAGCTCTGGAAGACCTGGTGGGCTTCTTCGTCAACACCCTCGTCCTGCGCACCGACGTCAGCGGCAACCCGACGTTCCGCGAACTCCTCGACCGGGTCCGCGAGACCGACCTGGCAGCCTGGGCCCACCAGGACATCCCCTTCGACCGGCTCGTCGAAGCCCTCAACCCCGAACGCTCCGCAGCCCGCCACCCGCTCTTCCAGGTCATGCTGTCGGTGACCGACGCGGCCGGACCAGTGCCCGAACTCAGAGGCCTGCGAGCCGAGTCCGAGTTCACCGCGCTCGACATCGCCAAGTTCGACCTGACATTCACCTTCCACGAGCACCGAACCGGCGACGGCGCCCCGGCCGGCCTCGATATCACCGTCGAGTACGCCACCGACCTCTACGAGGCTGCCACCGTGTCGGCCGTCACCTCGCGGCTGGTCCGGCTTCTCGAAGCAGCCGCCGGTACCCCGGACGTCCCGATCGCGGATCTCGACGTGCTGGCCGCCGAGGAGCGCAGGCTGCTCCTCGACACCTGGCACGGAACCCGGCGCGACCGTCCCGCTGCCTCGCTGCCCCAGCTGTTCGCTGCCCAGGCATCCCGCACACCGGACGCGGTCGCCGTCACCCTGGGCGGCCGGCGCTTGACATACGCGGAGCTCGACCGGCGTGCCAACCGGCTGGCCCACCGGCTGATCGAGAAGGGCGTACGACCCGGCTCCCGAGTGGTTCTCTTCCTTGAGCGCTCTCTCGAAGCCGTCGTGGCGATCCTCGCGATCGTCAAGGCCGGTGCCGTGTACGTCCCGCTCGACACCCGCTACCCGACGGAACGCATCGGACTCATTGTGCGTATGTCCGGCGGCGCCCTCTTCCTCACCGACCGCGAGCTGGCCGGACTCGAACTGCCACGGGGCGCGCAGGTCCTGAATGTGGCCGACGGCACAGAGGGTCTGCCGGAGACAGCGCCCCAGATCGAGGTCCACCCCGAGCAGCCGGCCTACGCGATGTTCACTTCGGGCTCGACCGGTGTACCCAAGGGCGTCGCCATCACCCATCGCAACGTCGCGGAACTGGCTGCCGACGATGCCTTCGCCTCCGATGCCCACCGCCGGGTCCTGCTTCACTCACCGCTCGCCTTCGACGCCACTACCTACGAGCTGTGGGCGCCCCTGCTGTCCGGCGGGACGTTGGTCGTGGCCCCGCCGGGGTTGCTCGACACGGCCACCTTGGCGACCGTACTGAAGGATGAGTCGATTACCGGGTTGTGGCTTACGGCGGGTCTGTTCCGGCTGGTCGCGGAGGAGGATCCGGGTGCGTTCGCTGGTCTGGGTGAGCTGTGGACGGGTGGTGACGTGGTACCGCCGGAGGCTGTGCGCCGGGTGATGGATGCCTGTCCGGACCTGACGGTGGTCAACGGGTACGGGCCGACGGAGACGACGACTTTCGCCACGTCCCACCCCCTGCACCGGCCCTTCGACTACGACGGTGCTCTCCCCATCGGACGCCCCCTCGACAACACCCGCCTCTACGTCCTCGACGAACACCTCGCACTTGTCGCCCCCGGCGTCCCCGGCGAGCTGTACATCGCCGGCACCGGACTCGCCCAGGGCTACCTGGACCGTCCCACCCAGACCGCTGAGCGGTTCGTCTCCGATCCCTACGGCCCGCCCGGCTCCCGCATGTACCGGACCGGCGACCTCGTACGCTGGTCGCGGGAAGGCGAGATCGAGTACCTGGGCCGGGCTGACCAGCAGGTGAAGCTCCGCGGCTTTCGCATAGAACCGGGCGAGACCGAATCGGCACTGATGGCACATGCCTCCGTGGCCCAGGCCGCGGTGATCGTCCGCGAGGACCGCCCCGGCGACAAACGCCTCGTCGCCTACCTCGTCGGCACACCCGGCACACCATGGGACCCGGACGAGCTGCGTGTCCACGCGGGCGATCTCCTGCCCGACTACATGGTTCCGTCCGCCTTCGTACTTCTGGACGCCCTGCCCCTTACCGAGAACGGCAAGCTCGACCGCCGCTCCCTGCCCGCACCGTCGGCCCCAGCCGAGAGCATCGGCCGCCCGCCGCGCAATCCACGCGAGGAAGTGCTCTGCGGGCTGTTCGCCGACATCCTCGGTGTTCCCACCGTTTCCATCGACGACGACTTCTTCCGCCTCGGTGGGCACTCCCTGCTCGCCACCCGGCTCGTCAGCCGGATCCGTAGCGCCCTCGGGGCCGAACTCCCGGTCCCTGCCCTTTTCGAGAACCCGAACGTGGCCAGTCTGGCCGAGCGGCTCGACGGCGCCGAGAGCGCACGCCCGAAGCTGCGGCCGATGCGCCGGATGGGAGCCTCCCAGTGA
- a CDS encoding asparagine synthetase A, which yields MTVTVNIAEVVDEAPLPFPSSPDAHLTDPLTRATLRVQSRMLTAARAFLTAHGFQELLPPIIGPVTDPGIRGSKQVDVDFYGHKYKMMTSAILYKQASLLAFDKIFYIAPNVRLEPLETAVTHRHLAEFHQIDVEIRDARREDAMDLAEHLVTHVVADVLAGLPGDLDLLGRDTDALRTAVAASFGRVGHRQATTELIDLGHPQDPAAEIDWQGEEIASARAESPFFITDYPKGSRGFYDKEDTGQPGILRNFDLIAPEGYGELASGSEREHDYASLVTRMRETGENPAKYGWYLDLARRGIPASSGFGIGLERFTRYVTGRQAVWQASAYPKLPGVVSA from the coding sequence ATGACTGTGACCGTCAACATTGCCGAGGTCGTGGACGAGGCACCGTTGCCCTTCCCTTCCTCTCCCGACGCACACCTCACCGACCCGCTGACCCGGGCCACCCTGCGCGTGCAGAGCCGCATGCTCACCGCTGCCCGGGCATTCCTGACGGCCCACGGCTTCCAGGAACTGCTGCCGCCGATCATCGGCCCGGTCACCGACCCCGGCATCCGTGGGTCGAAGCAAGTGGACGTCGACTTCTACGGCCACAAGTACAAGATGATGACGAGCGCGATTCTGTACAAACAGGCGTCTCTGCTCGCCTTCGACAAGATCTTCTACATCGCGCCGAACGTCCGCCTGGAGCCGCTGGAGACGGCGGTCACCCACCGCCACCTCGCCGAGTTCCATCAGATCGATGTCGAGATCCGCGATGCCCGCCGCGAGGACGCGATGGACCTCGCCGAGCACCTCGTCACCCATGTCGTCGCCGACGTTCTGGCCGGCCTGCCGGGCGACCTCGATCTGCTCGGCCGGGACACAGACGCCCTGAGGACGGCCGTCGCCGCGTCCTTCGGCCGCGTCGGCCACCGGCAGGCCACCACAGAGCTGATCGACCTGGGCCACCCGCAGGACCCGGCCGCCGAGATCGACTGGCAGGGCGAGGAGATCGCTTCTGCCCGTGCCGAAAGTCCCTTCTTCATCACCGACTACCCCAAGGGCTCACGCGGCTTCTACGACAAGGAGGACACCGGACAGCCCGGCATCCTGCGGAATTTCGACCTCATCGCCCCCGAAGGCTACGGTGAGCTGGCCAGCGGCAGCGAGCGCGAGCACGACTACGCCAGCCTCGTCACCCGCATGCGGGAGACCGGCGAGAACCCCGCCAAGTACGGCTGGTACCTGGACCTGGCTCGCCGGGGAATACCCGCGAGTTCCGGCTTCGGCATCGGCCTGGAGCGATTCACCCGCTACGTCACCGGACGACAGGCCGTCTGGCAGGCCAGCGCTTACCCCAAGCTGCCCGGGGTGGTCTCGGCATGA